The Humulus lupulus chromosome 4, drHumLupu1.1, whole genome shotgun sequence genome has a window encoding:
- the LOC133830843 gene encoding single-stranded DNA-binding protein, mitochondrial, protein MATYMAALSRRLSHSLLSNPKSALQSHQFPTPFCTSTTHLTSDKEGSDLEDPPSLSSDSESLSPEPTSTKDAIKNHGFKEPQLENGLDMGIYKAIVVGRVGQKPIQKRLKSGLTLTMFSVGTGGMRNNRRPLENESPQEFAERSSIQWHRVCVYPERLGDVVMKHAVPGSILYLEGNLESKIFTDPITGIVRRIREVSIRRNCRIVFLSKGGDSQEPVEPQINGVRY, encoded by the exons ATGGCGACCTACATGGCTGCACTATCCAGAAGGCTGTCTCACTCTCTCCTATCAAACCCTAAATCCGCTCTTCAGAGTCATCAGTTTCCCACTCCCTTCTGCACCAGCACAACCCACCTCACATCGGACAAAGAAGGCTCCGACTTGGAAGATCCCCCATCCTTATCGTCCGACTCCGAATCGCTCTCCCCCGAGCCTACTTCGACCAAGGATGCGATTAAGAACCACGGTTTCAAGGAGCCGCAGCTGGAGAATGGCCTCGACATGGGCATTTATAAG GCGATAGTGGTGGGGCGAGTGGGGCAGAAGCCAATTCAGAAGAGACTGAAAAGTGGGTTAACATTGACGATGTTCTCAGTCGGGACTGGAGGGATGCGCAACAATCGACGGCCATTGGAGAACGAGAGCCCGCAGGAGTTTGCGGAGCGCAGTTCCATCCAGTGGCATCGGGTTTGTGTTTATCCCGAGAGGCTGGGTGATGTTGTGATGAAGCATGCGGTTCCCGG TTCAATTCTATATCTGGAAGGAAATCTGGAGTCCAAAATCTTCACTGATCCAATAACTGGTATCGTCCGCCGAATAAGAGAAGTTTCTATTCGCCGGAATT GTCGTATTGTCTTTTTGAGTAAAGGTGGCGATTCCCAGGAACCAGTAGAACCACAAATAAACGGTGTTCGCTATTAA